In the genome of Amia ocellicauda isolate fAmiCal2 chromosome 3, fAmiCal2.hap1, whole genome shotgun sequence, one region contains:
- the fezf2 gene encoding fez family zinc finger protein 2 isoform X1: MCVLAFLECRRGGRSCSETPSSARMASSLPLETVMSCPRHETRSGPSATPKALAFSIERIMSKTSDPKSSFDHGSEIAGGKKMVNLCSPIPCMIPIQPLSYDLQAKALMDYSQFWKANLRGTMCKSSCGLCCKTDSGFTHSLLPSGRIIKPQVIHQTVTMPTNGSLYYFNYLDSSYHPSDLLFSSSLVHSPAHTSLTAHQKLLLLENAKVAGAAAEKLPTPQYPHKEHLPGQLDQIVKDNHSLASEKHGVKNTKLSNNASDGKPKNFTCEVCGKVFNAHYNLTRHMPVHTGARPFVCKVCGKGFRQASTLCRHKIIHTQEKPHKCNQCGKAFNRSSTLNTHIRIHAGYKPFVCEFCGKGFHQKGNYKNHKLTHSGEKQYKCTICNKAFHQIYNLTFHMHTHNDKKPFTCGTCGKGFCRNFDLKKHIRKLHDNNASSLTAMNDPSRGVQG, from the exons ATGTGTGTCCTGGCTTTTCTGGAATGCAGGAGGGGAGGACGGAGCTGCTCAGAGACACCAAGTTCTGCCAGGATGGCCAGTTCTCTTCCTTTGGAGACGGTGATGTCCTGTCCAAGACATGAGACCAGAAGTGGACCCTCCGCCACCCCCAAGGCGCTGGCCTTCTCCATTGAAAGGATCATGTCCAAGACCTCGGACCCAAAGAGCTCCTTTGACCATGGCAGTGAGATCGCAGGAGGCAAGAAGATGGTCAACCTCTGCTCACCTATCCCTTGTATGATCCCAATACAGCCTCTAAGCTACGACCTGCAAGCCAAGGCTTTGATGGACTATTCCCAATTTTGGAAAGCTAACCTCAGAGGAACCATGTGCAAATCTAGCTGTGGTCTGTGCTGTAAAACGGACTCGGGTTTTACGCACTCGTTACTACCAAGCGGCAGGATCATCAAGCCCCAAGTCATCCACCAAACAGTGACAATGCCCACCAACGGGTCTCTGTATTATTTCAACTATCTGGACTCTTCCTATCACCCCTCTGATCTGCTATTTTCCTCCAGCCTTGTCCATTCCCcggcacacacttcactcaccGCGCACCAGAAATTACTCTTGTTGGAAAATGCCAAAGTTGCGGGTGCCGCGGCGGAGAAGTTGCCCACCCCGCAATACCCGCACAAGGAGCATCTCCCCGGACAGCTGGATCAGATTGTGAAGGACAACCATAGCCTGGCGTCGGAGAAACATGGAGTAAAAAACACTAAACTGAGCAACAATGCATCTGATGGGAAACCGAAAAATTTCACCTGTGAAGTCTGCGGCAAG gtgTTTAATGCGCACTATAATTTAACACGTCACATGCCGGTGCACACCGGCGCAAGACCGTTCGTGTGTAAAGTGTGCGGGAAAGGATTTCGCCAAGCCAGTACATTGTGCAGACATAAAATCATCCACACACAG gaAAAACCTCACAAATGTAACCAGTGTGGAAAAGCCTTTAACCGCAGCTCCACGTTAAACACTCATATACGGATACATGCTGGATACAAGCCATTCGTCTGTGAATTTTGTGGCAAAGGTTTCCACCAAAAGG gcaACTACAAGAACCACAAACTGACGCACAGTGGCGAGAAGCAGTACAAATGCACAATCTGCAACAAAGCCTTCCATCAGATTTACAATTTGACTTTCCACATGCACACCCACAATGATAAGAAACCTTTCACCTGTGGCACCTGTGGGAAAGGGTTTTGTAGGAACTTTGATTTGAAGAAACATATAAGAAAACTT
- the fezf2 gene encoding fez family zinc finger protein 2 isoform X2 — translation MASSLPLETVMSCPRHETRSGPSATPKALAFSIERIMSKTSDPKSSFDHGSEIAGGKKMVNLCSPIPCMIPIQPLSYDLQAKALMDYSQFWKANLRGTMCKSSCGLCCKTDSGFTHSLLPSGRIIKPQVIHQTVTMPTNGSLYYFNYLDSSYHPSDLLFSSSLVHSPAHTSLTAHQKLLLLENAKVAGAAAEKLPTPQYPHKEHLPGQLDQIVKDNHSLASEKHGVKNTKLSNNASDGKPKNFTCEVCGKVFNAHYNLTRHMPVHTGARPFVCKVCGKGFRQASTLCRHKIIHTQEKPHKCNQCGKAFNRSSTLNTHIRIHAGYKPFVCEFCGKGFHQKGNYKNHKLTHSGEKQYKCTICNKAFHQIYNLTFHMHTHNDKKPFTCGTCGKGFCRNFDLKKHIRKLHDNNASSLTAMNDPSRGVQG, via the exons ATGGCCAGTTCTCTTCCTTTGGAGACGGTGATGTCCTGTCCAAGACATGAGACCAGAAGTGGACCCTCCGCCACCCCCAAGGCGCTGGCCTTCTCCATTGAAAGGATCATGTCCAAGACCTCGGACCCAAAGAGCTCCTTTGACCATGGCAGTGAGATCGCAGGAGGCAAGAAGATGGTCAACCTCTGCTCACCTATCCCTTGTATGATCCCAATACAGCCTCTAAGCTACGACCTGCAAGCCAAGGCTTTGATGGACTATTCCCAATTTTGGAAAGCTAACCTCAGAGGAACCATGTGCAAATCTAGCTGTGGTCTGTGCTGTAAAACGGACTCGGGTTTTACGCACTCGTTACTACCAAGCGGCAGGATCATCAAGCCCCAAGTCATCCACCAAACAGTGACAATGCCCACCAACGGGTCTCTGTATTATTTCAACTATCTGGACTCTTCCTATCACCCCTCTGATCTGCTATTTTCCTCCAGCCTTGTCCATTCCCcggcacacacttcactcaccGCGCACCAGAAATTACTCTTGTTGGAAAATGCCAAAGTTGCGGGTGCCGCGGCGGAGAAGTTGCCCACCCCGCAATACCCGCACAAGGAGCATCTCCCCGGACAGCTGGATCAGATTGTGAAGGACAACCATAGCCTGGCGTCGGAGAAACATGGAGTAAAAAACACTAAACTGAGCAACAATGCATCTGATGGGAAACCGAAAAATTTCACCTGTGAAGTCTGCGGCAAG gtgTTTAATGCGCACTATAATTTAACACGTCACATGCCGGTGCACACCGGCGCAAGACCGTTCGTGTGTAAAGTGTGCGGGAAAGGATTTCGCCAAGCCAGTACATTGTGCAGACATAAAATCATCCACACACAG gaAAAACCTCACAAATGTAACCAGTGTGGAAAAGCCTTTAACCGCAGCTCCACGTTAAACACTCATATACGGATACATGCTGGATACAAGCCATTCGTCTGTGAATTTTGTGGCAAAGGTTTCCACCAAAAGG gcaACTACAAGAACCACAAACTGACGCACAGTGGCGAGAAGCAGTACAAATGCACAATCTGCAACAAAGCCTTCCATCAGATTTACAATTTGACTTTCCACATGCACACCCACAATGATAAGAAACCTTTCACCTGTGGCACCTGTGGGAAAGGGTTTTGTAGGAACTTTGATTTGAAGAAACATATAAGAAAACTT